The nucleotide window TTCATATAGCATTTGGAAGTGTCTATGAGACTCAACTTGATCCATTCCAAACACTGCGCATTGatttatttttaaaattGGTAGTGTGTTGTTTGGCCATGAAGGAAATGACATCCCAAATTCACTCTCGACCTCAAGCCGACTTGTATACATTATTGAAACACTGCCAATTAGGAATAACGTGTTAACAGTATTCGCTGTAATTCTTTGCTTATATTTATTCTCAAATTCTATTACGCATTTGGGAGTGAATTCAACTAAGTACGTAACATTCTGCGTCTCTACCAATTGCACATACTTTGAAATCTTGTATACTTTTAAAACGTACAATTCTTAAGAAGTGCCTAGTATTCGACATTATGGAAGGTTCTAAGATGGGATCTGTCATATGCGGAGGAAGGGGAGGAATGAAATCACGCACAGTGCACCATGCTTGATTTAGAGACTGGTGCTTAATATGAGCTACTAAGGATGGAACAATCCATTTGTCAAGGTAAACCGAGTCCGATACATACTTCTTTGACGAAAGAATAACTTTTGGCATTGTTCTTTGGCCAAATGGGTTTAGTTCAGCGTTATTCACTGTTATCTTAAAGTGAATCGGAAATATCTTTTACAAATGCAACGAAAAATGTCTACAAATAAATAAGCCATTTAGCACCTTCTTGCTACGTCTATACTTAAAAGGCTAGTGGCTCACTTTAAAGTGCTAATTCAGGCTATTCTTACGTTTTAGAAAAGAAGTAAATGGTTGTTTACACAAAAATATCGATGCCTAACCGATGCCTAACCGAAACGTACCAAAAATCTCGTTCAATTCTCTGATTTAGTTTTTATTACCTGTTTTACAGTAAGTATAACATATTTTATGGACAAGATTAGAAATCTCAACTGGTCCCACTCAGCTTCAATATTATATTACACATTTATCGTAGTTTAATTAGAACCAGTACAGACTCTTGAAGTTCAGTTTTCTTTAGAAAAAATATTAACTATGTTGGTTTTCTAATTGTGATGATGATGTGAAAAGACGTATAAGCTTGAAGAAACGAACAGAATTATGGTTAATGTTATTGTAGAGTTCCTAGGGGGACTAGATGCTATATTTGAGAACAAAAGGAAATACAACATTAAGTTTTCTTCACAAAATGGACAAGAAACAGTTGGTGATTTAATTAATTACATTGTCGAGAATATGATTAAAAATCAGAGGGACAAAGAGTTTTTTATTCAAGATAACAGTATAAGGCCAGGAATTCTTACTTTAATTAATGATACAGATTGGGAGCTTGAGGGTGAACAGGAATACATTTTAGAAGATGGTGACGTTATTTCATTTACGTCTACTTTGCACGGTGGATAGTGTATAATATAAAGGTTAAATAAAGAATTTAAATATTGATTGCATTCGAACTCAACATACTTTAATTAAGAGCTATAGTTCTAATAATTGGCAGCCTAAGAAACCGGAACCATCCCAAGTAGTTGGTATCAGTATTAGGTCATGAAATGTACCATCATTTCTAAGAACTCGCAATTCCAGTTGCTGATCCTTATGCTGCCTAACCATTTGACTAACTGCTGCTAATTTCTGATGGTTAGCTGCATTTATATTGCCAATCCTAACCCACTTGTCGCCAACTTGAATGCCTGCTTTTGACGAGGGACTGTTCGGTGCGACACTTGATACCACAGCAAAAGGTATCTTGTACTCGATTGACCGCTGGTTTGTTCCAGTGCTATTTACTGGCTCCGGATATTGGTTCTGGAACTGCTTGGAAATCAATATATCACATCTATCGATGATACGTTTGAGATCATTCCTTAGCATGTTGATGCTACGACGGAGTAAGCGCACCTGAAGGACATCAACATCATCACGGGGAAAGCCATCTTCAGTGACCAAGGGGGAATCTAAATCGCACTGATATTCATTATGCAGTAAATGAAATAATCGTGAAAGCTCATCCTCAACAGAAGTTTTCAAGTGGTACAGGTCATTTAAGGGTAGCGAATCAAATGTGCTTATCTGTGTCTTCAGTCCCGGAGAAAGCGACAGTTTATCTAAATCATCAATGATAGCGTCAAACCTATTTGCCTTGGTCATTTGTATATAAGTTTCTGTGCCTTAGCAGCTATTACGACTATCATCATGTGCAGCCGTAAATATTTTAGCTGCTAAAAATTTCCCAACCCTTTTGGCCTCAAGTTTTCAAATAAATCAGTGAACATAATATGGAGATTGCTGCATACATACATATAAACTAATAGATATACATATACCTCCGAACAATTGAACTACAAATAAACTCCTTAATTATGAGACGAGAAAGGATTCTCGCACTCAACCTAATAACAATTGATCCTATATGCTGTGGGCAAGAACAGATATTTGGAAACCTCTGTGTGATCAGTTCCCCTCTGCTAATAAAGCCTTCAACCTAGCTACTTCATCTTCCAACTGAGTATTCTGTTGTAGCAACTCTTCTACGCGAACTTCTAACTGATGCATTCTTTCAAGCTTACGAGCTCTAGAACGCCTTGCGGCCTCAGTATTTCTAGCACGCTTCAAAGAAACAGGATCGTCTGATTTAGGTACCACAGGAGTTAATGGCGCAGCACGTTGCTTGCGGTTGTATGTGATAACCCCTAAACGATCAAACTTCTCTGACTTACTCACGGAGCCCTTCTTACTAGTACTCGGAGTTCTGGTAGAACCCGGAGATGGTGCAGACGAAGAATTTCCACGTTTAGAACATGATGGAGATACGGGCGATTTGGTAGGAAAGTCCGCGTCCTCCAAGACAGGAGTAGGGAGGAAACCATTGTCCTTGTTAACTGCAGTAGTGTAAGCAAAATCAGCCTTCTCAACATCATCTAATATAACTGGAATGTCATCATCAAACAACGATGCCCACGTGCTTGGATCTGCAGAGCCTCCGAGACTCTCTAAACTCACTAATGGAGTAGCATCGCCGCTTGGCCCCAAAAGATCTAGAACACTAGAGCAAGCGCTGCCGCCACTAAATAAAGGAGGAGATTCCTCCATCTTGATCAAAGATTCGTTGGTAGCAGCATCCTGGATACCAGCAAACTTGTCTAGTGCGAAGTCCCCGAGAAGCGAGTGAGTTGCACCTGATGTACGGGAAGATAAAAATTCATGTTGAAGGGCTTCATTTTGTTCTGCGGTACCGCACCC belongs to Eremothecium sinecaudum strain ATCC 58844 chromosome IV, complete sequence and includes:
- the EST3 gene encoding telomerase subunit EST3 (Syntenic homolog of Ashbya gossypii ADL016C; Syntenic homolog of Saccharomyces cerevisiae YIL009C-A (EST3); no intron; ribosomal slippage at consensus CTTAGTT site exception), which translates into the protein MPKVILSSKKYVSDSVYLDKWIVPSLVAHIKHQSLNQAWCTVRDFIPPLPPHMTDPILEPSIMSNTRHFLRIVRFKSIQDFKVCAIGRDAECYVLSEFTPKCVIEFENKYKQRITANTVNTLFLIGSVSIMYTSRLEVESEFGMSFPSWPNNTLPILKINQCAVFGMDQVESHRHFQMLYEHEKYVNATRISSRRG
- the URM1 gene encoding ubiquitin-related modifier URM1 (Syntenic homolog of Ashbya gossypii ADL014W; Syntenic homolog of Saccharomyces cerevisiae YIL008W (URM1)), which encodes MVNVIVEFLGGLDAIFENKRKYNIKFSSQNGQETVGDLINYIVENMIKNQRDKEFFIQDNSIRPGILTLINDTDWELEGEQEYILEDGDVISFTSTLHGG
- the NAS2 gene encoding Nas2p (Syntenic homolog of Ashbya gossypii ADL013C; Syntenic homolog of Saccharomyces cerevisiae YIL007C (NAS2)), coding for MTKANRFDAIIDDLDKLSLSPGLKTQISTFDSLPLNDLYHLKTSVEDELSRLFHLLHNEYQCDLDSPLVTEDGFPRDDVDVLQVRLLRRSINMLRNDLKRIIDRCDILISKQFQNQYPEPVNSTGTNQRSIEYKIPFAVVSSVAPNSPSSKAGIQVGDKWVRIGNINAANHQKLAAVSQMVRQHKDQQLELRVLRNDGTFHDLILIPTTWDGSGFLGCQLLEL
- the GCN4 gene encoding amino acid starvation-responsive transcription factor GCN4 (Syntenic homolog of Ashbya gossypii ADL012C; Syntenic homolog of Saccharomyces cerevisiae YEL009C (GCN4)), with product MLSTTNNTTLTAAGTPSSGCGTAEQNEALQHEFLSSRTSGATHSLLGDFALDKFAGIQDAATNESLIKMEESPPLFSGGSACSSVLDLLGPSGDATPLVSLESLGGSADPSTWASLFDDDIPVILDDVEKADFAYTTAVNKDNGFLPTPVLEDADFPTKSPVSPSCSKRGNSSSAPSPGSTRTPSTSKKGSVSKSEKFDRLGVITYNRKQRAAPLTPVVPKSDDPVSLKRARNTEAARRSRARKLERMHQLEVRVEELLQQNTQLEDEVARLKALLAEGN